Proteins encoded in a region of the Dryobates pubescens isolate bDryPub1 chromosome 14, bDryPub1.pri, whole genome shotgun sequence genome:
- the LOC104304958 gene encoding fatty acid-binding protein, adipocyte, translated as MCDQFVGNWKLLSSENFEDYLKELGVGFATRKMAGVAKPSVAISINGDVITIKTESTLKNTEISFKLGEEFDETTADDRKTKNVITLDNGALTQVQKWDGKQTIIKRKVVDGNLVVECSMNNVTSKRVYEKA; from the exons ATGTGTGACCAGTTTGTGGGCAACTGGAAGCTCCTTTCGAGTGAAAACTTTGAGGACTATTTAAAAGAGCTGG GTGTGGGGTTTGCTACCAGGAAAATGGCTGGTGTGGCTAAACCCAGCGTAGCTATCAGCATCAATGGTGATGTGATAACTATCAAAACAGAAAGTACCTTAAAAAATACAGAGATCTCTTTCAAGCTGGGTGAAGAGTTTGATGAGACCACAGCAGACGACAGAAAAACAAAG AACGTCATAACCCTAGACAATGGCgctctgacccaggtgcagaagTGGGATGGAAAACAGACTATCATAAAGAGGAAAGTGGTGGATGGGAACCTGGTGGTG GAATGCTCCATGAATAATGTTACCTCCAAAAGAGTTTATGAAAAAGCATGA